The following are from one region of the Rosistilla carotiformis genome:
- a CDS encoding AI-2E family transporter, whose amino-acid sequence MTDSENADLPRFGMYRFISIAVLIVVILVTSLLFYRVMINFFIPLFLAALLVVLFHPLHDWYSKRFPGRAHTAATLTTATVLLIVLLPGCILLGMASVQATRIVTEINLGSIDLAIARSLKAVGLELPCATELEAVDDRLMQVNQMFDLQREHVQVEKQLAQLRNEFGTLEQALVNRDGGIHAAYFEQVSTDIDELNTYLAEAVASLDATNVEPAVEVGEATDETDPTADEMDELLPANRFHMAVASITRDYGKFKNTISGGPFLGPIRQAVNPTPEKRETWIREVFHFIQPRVVSVTQATAVFAAKALFGLMILTISIYFFLLDGPGMTKTIMALSPLDDRYEKELLIEFDKVSRAVVLATFLSALAQGVLATIGYYFAGIESIVLLFLLTSFMALIPFLGAASVWVPCCLWLAFVQDNLPAAVGLGIYGMIVVSMVDNIIKPLVLKGQSNLHPLLALLSVLGGVQVFGPIGILMGPMIVVFLQTLLEILNRELLHIDQQHPSAAASPDANATA is encoded by the coding sequence ATGACCGATTCCGAAAACGCCGACTTGCCGCGATTTGGTATGTATCGATTCATTTCGATTGCGGTCTTGATCGTGGTGATCCTGGTGACAAGCCTGCTGTTCTACCGCGTGATGATCAACTTCTTCATCCCGCTGTTTCTCGCGGCACTATTGGTCGTACTGTTCCATCCACTGCACGACTGGTACAGCAAACGCTTTCCCGGCCGCGCCCATACCGCTGCCACGCTGACCACCGCCACGGTTCTGTTGATCGTGTTGCTGCCCGGTTGCATTCTGTTGGGAATGGCGAGTGTCCAGGCGACGCGAATCGTTACCGAAATCAATCTGGGAAGCATCGACCTCGCGATCGCTCGCAGCTTGAAAGCCGTCGGGCTTGAGTTGCCCTGCGCGACCGAACTGGAAGCTGTCGACGACCGTCTGATGCAAGTGAACCAGATGTTCGATCTGCAGCGCGAACATGTTCAAGTGGAGAAACAGTTAGCTCAGTTGAGGAACGAATTCGGCACTCTGGAACAAGCGCTTGTCAATCGCGATGGAGGCATCCACGCGGCCTACTTTGAACAAGTCTCCACCGATATCGACGAACTGAATACGTACCTTGCCGAAGCGGTTGCCAGCCTCGATGCGACAAACGTGGAGCCTGCCGTCGAGGTGGGCGAAGCGACCGACGAGACCGATCCGACCGCTGATGAAATGGACGAACTGCTCCCGGCCAATCGCTTCCACATGGCGGTCGCCTCGATCACTCGCGACTATGGCAAGTTCAAAAACACGATCTCCGGCGGACCGTTCCTGGGGCCGATCCGGCAGGCGGTTAATCCGACGCCGGAAAAAAGGGAGACTTGGATTCGCGAAGTGTTCCATTTCATCCAACCTCGCGTCGTTTCGGTGACGCAAGCGACTGCGGTCTTCGCCGCCAAAGCCCTGTTTGGATTGATGATCCTAACGATCTCGATCTACTTCTTCCTGCTCGACGGGCCAGGGATGACCAAGACGATCATGGCGCTGTCTCCGCTGGACGATCGGTATGAAAAAGAACTGCTGATCGAATTCGATAAGGTCAGCCGAGCCGTGGTGTTGGCGACCTTCTTGAGCGCTCTGGCTCAAGGCGTGTTGGCGACGATCGGTTATTACTTCGCGGGGATCGAATCGATCGTGCTGCTGTTCCTACTGACCTCGTTCATGGCGCTGATTCCGTTCTTAGGAGCGGCTTCGGTTTGGGTGCCATGCTGCCTATGGTTGGCGTTTGTGCAAGACAACCTGCCCGCTGCGGTCGGGCTTGGAATCTATGGGATGATCGTCGTTTCGATGGTCGACAACATCATCAAACCGCTGGTGCTGAAAGGGCAATCGAACCTGCATCCACTGTTGGCGCTATTGAGTGTGCTGGGGGGCGTACAGGTCTTTGGACCGATTGGAATCTTGATGGGCCCGATGATCGTCGTGTTCCTGCAAACGCTGTTGGAAATTTTGAATCGCGAACTGCTGCACATCGACCAACAACACCCAAGCGCCGCCGCGTCGCCGGACGCCAACGCCACCGCGTAA
- a CDS encoding acyltransferase family protein, which yields MSRLPGSQPPKTPAAPVAAASSRRLVSLDAYRGFIMLLLAANGFGIARLASLPESAPIWNILDRGIWTNLGWYFHHPEWISQFHRYGVSPWDLIQPAFMFMVGVAMPFSFARRESSGQSDFSRHMHALIRAVVLVLLGVFLQSASRDATNWTFVNVLSQIGLGYFFVYLMLPLRWGWQVVAIGLILIGYGLFFKVYDLPANYDFEAVAATPDTVFQGAWKPWSKNANIAHQVDLRLLNALPRDDEFLFNQGGYVTLNFIPSMATMLLGVLCGRLLIGPTSPWRKFGILLLMAAVTYGLGIAAGETICPIVKRIWTPSWTLFSGGYVIAMLALFYLLFDLLPLRKLAFPLVVIGVNSLLMYMMGQLIRGWTAGRVEAHFGGLFERVLPGAFDSQMWGALVAPISAMIVFWLIAYWLYRQRIFLRV from the coding sequence ATGAGTCGCCTGCCGGGTTCCCAGCCGCCGAAGACGCCAGCGGCTCCCGTGGCTGCCGCTTCTTCCAGACGCCTCGTCTCGCTGGACGCCTATCGCGGCTTCATCATGTTGCTGTTGGCCGCCAACGGTTTTGGGATCGCTCGCTTGGCATCGTTGCCCGAATCGGCACCGATCTGGAACATCTTGGACCGCGGCATCTGGACCAACCTCGGCTGGTACTTTCATCATCCCGAATGGATCAGCCAGTTCCATCGCTATGGCGTCTCGCCTTGGGATCTGATCCAACCCGCCTTCATGTTTATGGTCGGCGTCGCGATGCCCTTCTCGTTCGCTCGCCGCGAGAGTTCGGGGCAATCCGATTTTTCCCGCCACATGCATGCCTTGATCCGAGCGGTGGTGTTGGTCTTGTTAGGCGTCTTCTTGCAGTCGGCCAGCCGCGATGCGACGAACTGGACCTTCGTTAACGTGCTGTCGCAGATCGGCCTGGGCTACTTCTTTGTCTACCTGATGCTGCCGCTGCGATGGGGCTGGCAAGTCGTTGCGATCGGATTGATCCTGATCGGCTACGGGCTGTTCTTCAAAGTCTACGACCTTCCGGCGAACTACGATTTCGAAGCCGTCGCGGCGACGCCGGATACCGTCTTTCAGGGAGCTTGGAAGCCATGGTCCAAAAACGCCAACATCGCGCATCAAGTCGATCTGCGGTTACTCAACGCACTGCCTCGCGATGACGAGTTTCTATTTAACCAAGGAGGCTACGTGACCCTGAACTTCATCCCATCGATGGCCACGATGCTGTTGGGAGTCTTGTGCGGCCGGCTGTTGATCGGGCCAACCTCGCCGTGGCGCAAGTTTGGCATCTTGTTGTTGATGGCCGCGGTCACCTATGGGCTGGGGATCGCAGCGGGCGAAACGATCTGCCCGATCGTCAAACGGATCTGGACGCCGTCCTGGACTCTCTTCAGCGGCGGCTATGTGATCGCGATGCTCGCGCTGTTTTATCTGCTGTTCGATCTACTGCCACTGCGGAAGCTCGCCTTCCCGCTGGTTGTGATCGGCGTCAATTCGCTGCTGATGTATATGATGGGCCAGTTGATTCGCGGCTGGACCGCTGGCCGAGTCGAAGCCCACTTCGGCGGTCTGTTCGAACGTGTCCTGCCGGGCGCATTCGACAGTCAAATGTGGGGCGCGTTGGTCGCTCCCATCAGTGCAATGATCGTCTTCTGGCTGATCGCCTATTGGCTGTATCGTCAGCGGATCTTCTTAAGAGTCTAA
- a CDS encoding vWA domain-containing protein produces the protein MSEIEFRDPWLLLLSLLAPLVFVWASRRPSMLVYSSLAILDQGPRSVRVRLAKLPALLMALTLIALSIAIAGPRTPDAETRISREGVAIMMVVDHSSSMNARDLVKDDQSVDRLQVVKQVFRQFVLGEEGTAGKGRPDDTIGLIAFAGYADSLCPLTLDHGNLVAMLDDLELVRREDEDGTAIGDGLALAVERLRRSEAKSRIVILLTDGVNNAGAIVPKEAAEVAAANDIKVYSIGAGTNGLAPIPMQDPFGRMQLVRAEVEIDEETLTEIADVTGGQYFRAVDIDALGEIYGQIDRLERTKVTEFRYLQYTEHYGTFALLGLCLMGTAVVLGSTVFRTLP, from the coding sequence ATGTCTGAGATCGAATTCCGCGATCCGTGGTTGTTGCTGCTGTCGCTACTGGCTCCGCTGGTCTTTGTCTGGGCCTCGCGGCGACCGTCGATGCTTGTCTATTCGTCGTTGGCGATCCTCGATCAGGGGCCACGCAGCGTTCGTGTTCGCCTGGCAAAGCTGCCTGCGCTGCTGATGGCACTCACGTTGATCGCCCTTTCAATCGCAATCGCTGGTCCACGGACGCCCGATGCCGAAACGCGGATCAGCCGCGAAGGGGTCGCGATCATGATGGTCGTCGATCATTCCAGTTCGATGAACGCCCGCGATCTGGTCAAAGACGATCAAAGCGTCGACCGATTGCAGGTCGTCAAACAAGTCTTCCGCCAGTTTGTGCTGGGAGAAGAGGGGACCGCCGGAAAGGGACGCCCCGACGATACGATCGGGCTGATCGCGTTTGCTGGTTACGCCGACAGCCTCTGCCCGCTGACGTTGGACCATGGCAACCTCGTGGCGATGTTGGACGATTTGGAACTGGTCCGCCGCGAGGATGAAGATGGAACAGCGATCGGCGACGGGCTGGCACTGGCGGTCGAACGACTGCGACGGAGCGAGGCGAAGTCGCGGATCGTGATCCTGTTGACCGACGGTGTTAATAACGCCGGGGCGATCGTACCGAAAGAGGCGGCTGAGGTCGCGGCGGCAAATGATATCAAGGTCTACAGTATCGGAGCGGGGACCAACGGGCTGGCCCCGATCCCGATGCAGGATCCGTTTGGGCGGATGCAATTGGTTCGTGCCGAGGTCGAGATCGATGAAGAGACGTTGACCGAGATCGCCGACGTCACCGGCGGTCAATATTTCCGAGCTGTCGACATCGACGCGCTCGGCGAGATTTACGGGCAGATCGATCGCTTGGAACGGACCAAGGTGACGGAGTTTCGTTATCTGCAGTACACCGAACATTATGGCACCTTCGCTCTGCTGGGGCTGTGCCTGATGGGAACTGCGGTTGTGTTGGGATCGACGGTCTTTAGGACGCTGCCGTGA
- a CDS encoding glycosyltransferase family 87 protein yields MTAPTQPAANRAPSTRRAVGAATLLAIVVVCLIATTANNFRRETAPRKSALGGDFLQEWIGGRLVARGDAELLYDPATTDPMQHDAALVGFEWPESEYYPMVYPPAWYAAISPLSRIEYPSACYVWLALLAASLPALAWLMSRGLQLRTGQVVAIVIGLVLFPPAMQSLVMGQKSLLWLGVWVGVFALCRSGREGWAGTLFGLMLMKPILVPVLIGMMIARRRWSFVLAAAGSAATIAAASLLFVPVSSWSDYVGVVAGVGTYHQTAGYSTDLAQNLGALLMTATGPHRAVYWGLFAAGAAIVIVLMGRAARIGEPQTDSPQSVSPLDDRFWIATVLGTILLSPHYFAYDLTLLGLLPIAIACQGRLSEAMPWIVACFVATAINDSIVQTLGFPPTPVVLLAMLAWYGRPPMTLVAGCPAGR; encoded by the coding sequence ATGACCGCCCCGACGCAACCCGCCGCCAATCGAGCCCCGTCGACCAGGCGAGCGGTTGGTGCTGCGACGTTGTTGGCGATCGTGGTCGTTTGTTTGATCGCGACGACAGCCAACAACTTCCGCCGCGAAACAGCGCCGCGGAAGAGTGCGTTGGGAGGAGATTTTCTGCAGGAATGGATCGGTGGACGGCTGGTCGCTCGCGGCGATGCCGAACTTCTCTACGATCCGGCAACGACCGATCCAATGCAGCACGACGCCGCGTTGGTGGGATTCGAGTGGCCCGAGTCGGAGTATTATCCGATGGTCTATCCGCCCGCTTGGTACGCGGCGATCAGTCCGTTGTCGCGGATCGAATACCCGAGCGCGTGTTACGTTTGGCTGGCACTGTTGGCAGCCAGTTTGCCGGCACTCGCTTGGCTGATGTCGCGAGGTTTACAGTTAAGAACGGGGCAGGTGGTTGCGATCGTGATCGGCTTGGTCCTCTTTCCTCCGGCGATGCAGAGCCTGGTGATGGGACAGAAGAGTCTACTGTGGCTGGGCGTTTGGGTCGGAGTGTTCGCATTGTGTCGCAGCGGCCGCGAGGGCTGGGCTGGGACGTTGTTTGGTTTGATGTTGATGAAGCCGATCTTGGTGCCGGTGTTGATCGGAATGATGATCGCCCGACGACGGTGGTCCTTTGTTCTTGCAGCCGCCGGATCGGCTGCGACGATCGCAGCGGCGTCGTTGTTGTTTGTACCGGTCAGCAGCTGGAGCGACTACGTCGGCGTTGTCGCCGGCGTGGGAACGTATCATCAAACGGCAGGCTACTCGACCGATCTGGCTCAGAATCTGGGAGCGTTGTTGATGACAGCAACCGGTCCCCACCGAGCCGTCTACTGGGGCTTGTTTGCCGCCGGCGCGGCGATCGTGATCGTGCTGATGGGACGCGCCGCGCGAATTGGAGAACCGCAAACCGATTCGCCACAGAGCGTTTCCCCGTTGGACGACCGTTTTTGGATCGCGACGGTGTTGGGGACGATCCTGTTAAGCCCTCACTACTTTGCCTACGACCTGACACTGCTCGGCTTGCTGCCGATCGCGATCGCGTGTCAGGGGCGGTTGAGCGAAGCGATGCCGTGGATCGTCGCCTGTTTTGTCGCGACCGCGATCAACGATTCGATCGTCCAAACCCTCGGCTTTCCGCCAACGCCCGTCGTCTTGTTGGCGATGCTGGCGTGGTACGGCCGGCCGCCGATGACGCTAGTTGCTGGCTGTCCGGCGGGACGCTAG
- a CDS encoding SulP family inorganic anion transporter has protein sequence MLNFFARQSSSIKNDVLSGVTVALALVPEAIAFAFVAGVSPLIGLYSAFFIGLITAAFGGRPGMISGATGAMAVVVVALVAQHGVEYLFPTVILCGLLQIAIGIGRLGKLIRMVPHSVMLGFVNGLAIVIGLAQLGSFKTLSPAGDLVYLTGPRLGVMLALVALTMGIIWLLPRLTRAVPASLVAILTVTLLSIAINRSADTEGNMLATVGDMLRTNTQAAAIAEAKADAMALDSTMPVVHNVRFAAADEAVAATTAVSIDPTVVGEAATEESGISGGLPRLFFMEYEMVPMNFETLRIILPFAVVLCGVGLIESLMTLTLIDEITETRGQGNRECIGQGAANMVCGLFGGMGGCAMIGQSLINVNSGGRGRLSGITAAVCLLLFVLFLAPLIEQIPMAALVGVMFMVVIGTFEWASLKMVRRMPRSDVFVMILVSAYTVFMHDLASAVILGVIVSALVFAWQHATHLGAEVSLNEQGGKIYQLHGPLFFASVSSFKDLFDVANDPEDVVIDFYFTRVYDQSGLEAINTLAEKYESCGKRLHLTHLSSECRTLLDKAGDLVEINLSEDPQYHIATDRLA, from the coding sequence ATGCTCAATTTCTTTGCTCGCCAATCCAGTTCTATCAAAAACGATGTCCTGTCGGGCGTCACCGTCGCGTTGGCCTTGGTTCCCGAAGCGATCGCGTTTGCATTTGTCGCTGGCGTTTCGCCCCTGATCGGCCTCTATTCCGCATTTTTCATCGGTTTGATCACCGCTGCATTTGGCGGCCGTCCGGGGATGATCTCCGGTGCAACCGGTGCGATGGCCGTTGTCGTCGTCGCATTGGTCGCCCAACATGGCGTCGAATACTTGTTCCCAACCGTGATCCTTTGCGGACTGCTTCAGATCGCGATCGGCATCGGCCGCTTGGGCAAGCTGATTCGGATGGTGCCGCATTCGGTGATGCTCGGTTTTGTGAACGGTCTAGCGATCGTGATCGGCTTGGCTCAACTGGGCAGCTTCAAAACACTCTCTCCTGCGGGCGACTTGGTTTATCTGACCGGGCCTCGCTTGGGAGTCATGTTGGCATTGGTGGCATTGACGATGGGCATCATCTGGTTGTTGCCTCGCTTGACCCGCGCGGTTCCCGCGTCGCTGGTCGCGATCTTGACGGTAACGCTGTTGTCGATCGCGATCAATCGCTCGGCCGACACCGAGGGAAATATGTTGGCGACGGTTGGTGACATGTTGCGAACCAATACCCAAGCTGCCGCGATCGCCGAAGCCAAAGCGGACGCGATGGCACTGGATTCGACGATGCCCGTGGTGCACAACGTCCGCTTTGCTGCCGCCGACGAAGCCGTCGCCGCGACCACAGCGGTGTCGATCGACCCAACGGTTGTTGGCGAAGCGGCAACCGAAGAATCGGGAATCAGCGGTGGCCTGCCACGGCTGTTCTTCATGGAATACGAAATGGTCCCGATGAACTTCGAAACGCTGCGAATCATCCTGCCGTTTGCCGTCGTCTTGTGCGGCGTGGGGCTGATCGAATCGCTAATGACGCTGACCTTGATCGACGAGATTACCGAAACACGAGGTCAAGGAAATCGCGAATGCATCGGCCAAGGAGCTGCCAACATGGTCTGTGGCCTATTCGGCGGAATGGGTGGTTGCGCGATGATCGGCCAGTCGTTGATCAACGTGAACTCCGGCGGCCGCGGCCGGCTGTCGGGAATCACCGCGGCGGTCTGCCTGCTGTTGTTCGTCTTGTTCCTGGCTCCGTTGATCGAACAGATCCCGATGGCCGCATTGGTCGGCGTGATGTTTATGGTGGTGATCGGAACGTTCGAATGGGCGTCGTTGAAGATGGTCCGTCGGATGCCACGAAGCGACGTGTTTGTGATGATCCTGGTCTCGGCTTACACCGTCTTCATGCACGATCTGGCATCGGCGGTGATCCTGGGCGTGATCGTTTCGGCACTGGTCTTCGCCTGGCAACACGCGACTCACCTGGGGGCCGAAGTCAGCCTCAACGAACAGGGGGGCAAGATCTATCAATTGCACGGTCCGCTGTTCTTCGCTTCGGTCTCGTCGTTCAAAGATCTGTTCGACGTCGCCAACGATCCCGAAGACGTCGTGATCGATTTCTACTTCACGCGGGTCTACGATCAATCGGGTCTCGAAGCGATCAACACGCTGGCGGAAAAGTACGAAAGCTGCGGAAAACGCTTGCATCTGACGCACTTGAGCAGCGAATGCCGGACGCTGTTGGACAAGGCGGGCGATCTTGTCGAGATCAACCTGTCGGAAGATCCTCAGTATCACATCGCGACCGATCGCCTGGCGTAG
- a CDS encoding lysylphosphatidylglycerol synthase transmembrane domain-containing protein: MKSKNAAGSRSRPSRKTVLLRIAKFAIALAVVVGLAHTIRSAAGELAEHRDRIRGEIADLDQQLESTTDPAARADLQARRERWVSQQPRLAAIDWWRVAAAAAVYLASLFPAALFFHQVLRHMKQHPRLGDAVRAHILGHMGKYVPGKAMVVVLRTGAIAGPNVRAGVAVVAAFIETLLMMAVGGTVAGVFVVCLRMPTGITLLAIGLAACAAVPTLPSLFRFVVRKISESRFGSDKGLDDAGIDWRLIGCGWGWMLLMWTAIGWSFALLIQATPGAMVDAFTWQDYMLATAAIALAMVAGFISLLPGGAGVRELVLSTLLAPRFGLVPALVAAILARLVFLAVEVGIGGLLWATRRRTTPGDRSRCDTEDLPTG; this comes from the coding sequence GTGAAATCCAAAAACGCCGCCGGTTCTCGATCCCGTCCCTCTCGAAAAACGGTGCTGTTGCGAATCGCAAAGTTCGCCATCGCGCTGGCGGTTGTCGTCGGGCTGGCGCACACGATTCGATCGGCCGCCGGCGAATTGGCGGAACATCGAGATCGTATTCGCGGTGAAATCGCCGATCTTGACCAGCAACTGGAAAGCACGACCGATCCCGCCGCGCGGGCCGATCTGCAAGCGCGGCGCGAACGTTGGGTATCACAGCAGCCGCGTCTGGCGGCGATCGATTGGTGGCGAGTCGCCGCCGCTGCGGCTGTCTATTTAGCCAGCCTGTTTCCCGCCGCACTCTTCTTTCATCAAGTGCTCCGCCACATGAAGCAACACCCGCGACTGGGCGATGCCGTCCGCGCCCACATCCTCGGCCACATGGGCAAATACGTTCCGGGCAAAGCGATGGTTGTCGTGTTGCGGACCGGTGCGATCGCGGGGCCGAACGTTCGCGCTGGCGTTGCCGTGGTCGCTGCGTTTATCGAGACGCTGTTGATGATGGCTGTCGGCGGGACGGTCGCGGGAGTGTTTGTCGTCTGTCTGCGGATGCCGACCGGAATCACGTTGTTGGCGATCGGCCTGGCGGCGTGCGCCGCGGTCCCGACGTTGCCTTCGCTGTTCCGGTTTGTCGTTCGCAAGATTTCCGAATCGCGATTCGGCAGCGACAAGGGGCTCGACGACGCCGGCATCGACTGGCGTTTGATCGGCTGTGGCTGGGGCTGGATGCTGTTGATGTGGACCGCGATCGGATGGTCCTTCGCACTGCTGATCCAAGCGACGCCCGGCGCGATGGTCGACGCTTTCACGTGGCAGGATTACATGCTTGCCACTGCAGCGATCGCACTGGCGATGGTCGCCGGATTTATCTCGCTGCTGCCCGGTGGAGCGGGAGTCCGAGAGCTGGTTCTTTCAACTCTGCTGGCTCCCCGCTTTGGACTGGTCCCCGCCCTGGTCGCTGCGATCCTGGCCAGGCTTGTTTTCCTGGCGGTCGAAGTCGGCATCGGGGGCCTGTTGTGGGCCACGCGCCGGCGGACTACGCCAGGCGATCGGTCGCGATGTGATACTGAGGATCTTCCGACAGGTTGA
- a CDS encoding DUF58 domain-containing protein codes for MLPREIIRRVREIQVQTGRQVADVLAGQYVSVFKGRGIEFDEVRPYVPGDDVRTIDWNVTARTGEPFVKRYVEERQLTLMVMADVSASQDFGSATRSKREATAELAALLAFSATRNDDKVGLALFHGGIDQYIPPRKGQKHSLRVVREVLAHGNVETKSGTTPAKRPRRWLPFGRRRAWLRTGRQATDVGGAMEFLMSVTSRKSVCFVISDFLDDGYLKAMQSANRKHDVIAVLITDPKEREIPNVGMVNVADPETGRVQRYDTGSVAFRDHVAAASEDRIDQLRRSFGSSGIDFIHIDASKSVVDPLVRFFRMRSRRMHR; via the coding sequence ATGTTACCTCGAGAGATCATCCGCCGAGTCCGCGAAATCCAAGTCCAAACCGGGCGTCAGGTCGCCGATGTGCTGGCCGGACAATACGTCTCGGTCTTCAAAGGACGCGGCATCGAATTCGACGAAGTCCGCCCTTATGTCCCCGGCGACGATGTCCGCACGATCGACTGGAACGTGACGGCCCGTACGGGCGAACCGTTTGTCAAACGGTATGTCGAAGAGCGCCAGCTGACGCTGATGGTGATGGCCGATGTCTCGGCCTCCCAGGACTTCGGATCGGCCACGCGGTCGAAGCGCGAAGCGACGGCGGAACTGGCCGCGCTGTTGGCTTTTTCGGCGACGCGGAACGACGACAAGGTCGGGCTGGCCCTGTTCCACGGCGGGATCGATCAATACATTCCGCCGCGCAAGGGCCAGAAACATTCATTGCGAGTCGTCCGCGAAGTCCTTGCCCACGGCAACGTCGAAACGAAATCGGGGACCACGCCTGCCAAGCGGCCTCGTCGTTGGTTGCCCTTCGGTCGACGTCGGGCTTGGCTTCGAACGGGTCGGCAAGCGACCGATGTCGGCGGCGCGATGGAGTTCCTGATGTCGGTGACGTCGCGAAAATCGGTCTGCTTTGTGATCAGCGACTTCCTGGACGACGGCTATTTAAAAGCGATGCAGAGTGCCAACCGAAAGCACGACGTGATCGCCGTGCTGATCACCGATCCGAAGGAGCGAGAGATTCCTAACGTCGGCATGGTCAACGTCGCCGATCCCGAAACGGGCCGCGTCCAGCGGTACGATACCGGATCGGTCGCCTTCCGAGATCACGTCGCCGCCGCGTCCGAAGATCGAATCGATCAACTGCGCCGTTCATTCGGAAGCTCCGGCATCGACTTCATCCACATCGACGCTTCGAAAAGCGTCGTCGATCCCTTGGTGCGGTTCTTTCGTATGCGTTCTCGGAGGATGCATCGTTGA